A genomic segment from Aspergillus puulaauensis MK2 DNA, chromosome 1, nearly complete sequence encodes:
- a CDS encoding prenyltransferase spyF (COG:H;~EggNog:ENOG410PM0Y;~InterPro:IPR030470,IPR039653,IPR000537;~PFAM:PF01040;~TransMembrane:8 (i26-44o56-77i97-125o131-148i160-179o194-213i234-254o260-279i);~antiSMASH:Cluster_1.12;~go_component: GO:0016021 - integral component of membrane [Evidence IEA];~go_function: GO:0016765 - transferase activity, transferring alkyl or aryl (other than methyl) groups [Evidence IEA]): MAYKRRNTQLAIDLLALSRFNRYNPLLATFSGVWATILAGSHKITNSPDSITPEYVLNQALLCFICSFVFCGAGMVWNDWIDLHIDRQVARTKNRPLARGAVTTSEALVWMGFQFLSSWILVSWMLEGENVQAAMLPVTLSTILYPFAKRPIFRRLHIYPQYLLGFTLAYPSLIGVLAIKGSSQPLSTSVAQSLPMFVTVFTWTLYLNTAYSYQDVVDDRKMNVNSAYVLAGSYIHHLLVVLAVLVLGAVAWQLYGQGSWWLWGGWMGVWTWSFLGQLVRFDRNRPESGGPLHKENFALGVWTVFVCVVELLGGGC; the protein is encoded by the exons ATGGCATACAAACGGCGAAACACACAACTAGCCATTGACCTCCTCGCCTTATCGAGGTTCAACCGGTACAACCCACTACTCGCCACCTTTTCCGGAG TGTGGGCTACCATTCTAGCCGGATCCCACAAGATCACCAACTCCCCAGACTCAATCACACCCGAATATGTCCTTAACCAAGCCCTACTCTGCTTCATATGCAGCTTTGTCTTCTGCGGCGCCGGAATGGTCTGGAATGACTGGATAGACCTGCACATTGACAGGCAGGTGGCTCGGACAAAGAACCGTCCGCTTGCAAGGGGAGCTGTCACAACATCTGAAGccctggtctggatgggATTTCAATTCCTATCAAGCTGGATTCTGGTATCATGGATGCTAGAGGGAGAAAATGT ACAAGCAGCAATGCTCCCCGTAACCCTCAGCACAATCCTATACCCCTTCGCCAAACGCCCCATCTTCCGCCGTTTGCATATCTACCCCCAGTACCTCCTCGGCTTCACCCTCGCCTACCCCTCTCTCATCGGTGTCCTCGCAATAAAGGGTTCCTCGCAGCCCCTCTCAACATCCGTAGCTCAAAGCCTGCCTATGTTTGTCACCGTCTTCACCTGGACCCTCTACCTAAATACCGCATACAGCTACCAAGACGTCGTCGACGACCGGAAGATGAACGTCAACTCGGCCTATGTCCTGGCTGGGTCTTACATCCACCACCTGCTTGTGGTGCTTGCGGTGCTTGTTCTTGGGGCTGTGGCGTGGCAGTTGTATGGGCAGGGGTCGTGGTGGCTTTGGGGGGGTTGGATGGGGGTTTGGACGTGGTCGTTCTTGGGGCAGTTGGTGAGGTTTGATAGGAATAGGCCGGAGAGTGGGGGGCCCTTGCATAAGGAGAATTTTGCGTTGGGGGTTTGGACGGTTTTTGTATGTGTGGTTGAGTTGCTTGGTGGTGGCTGTTAG
- the BTS1_2 gene encoding geranylgeranyl pyrophosphate synthase spyE (COG:H;~EggNog:ENOG410PG5T;~InterPro:IPR033749,IPR008949,IPR000092;~PFAM:PF00348;~SMCOG1182:Polyprenyl synthetase;~antiSMASH:Cluster_1.12;~go_process: GO:0008299 - isoprenoid biosynthetic process [Evidence IEA]), whose amino-acid sequence MNPFDAFNAPQPYQQHHPPRWNIHIPHLSQTNGHSIQQTPVTVPVTNGAALHQRETMEEEIISAPLHYITGLPGKDIRGKLISAFNEWFRIPDEQLEIIKRVVGLLHVASLLIDDIEDSSKLRRGFPVAHSIFGIPQTINSANYAYFQAQSEVLKLRKGSAAFAIFTEELLRLHRGQGMDLFWRDSLTCPTEEEYLDMVANKTGGLFRLAIKLIQLESDVEDDCVPLVDLLGIIFQIRDDYQNLQNEQYAKNKGFAEDITEGKFSYPIVHSIRSGAAKGGSSELMNILRQKTDDEAVKRYTICILEKTGSFEYTRLKLVDLMAKARAMLAGFVDGSADGLGGILDFLELKE is encoded by the exons ATGAATCCCTTCGATGCCTTCAATGCCCCCCAGCCataccaacagcatcatccaCCGCGGTGGAACATACACATCCCACACCTCTCGCAGACAAACGGACACTCCATCCAACAGACTCCTGTCACAGTCCCAGTCACGAATGGAGCAGCCCTCCATCAACGCGAGACcatggaagaagag ATCATCTCCGCCCCTCTCCACTACATAACAGGCCTACCAGGCAAAGACATCCGCGGAAAGCTCATCTCAGCATTCAACGAGTGGTTCCGCATCCCCGACGAGCAGCTAGAGATCATAAAGCGGGTGGTCGGGCTACTACACGTAGCTTCATTACT AATCGACGACATCGAAGACTCGTCCAAACTCCGGCGCGGGTTCCCCGTCGCACACAGCATCTTCGGAATCCCCCAGACAATCAACTCCGCCAACTACGCCTACTTCCAAGCGCAGAGCGAGGTGTTGAAGCTGCGGAAGGGCAGCGCCGCATTCGCCATCTTCACGGAGGAGCTTCTCCGCCTGCATAGAGGGCAGGGAATGGATCTGTTCTGGAGAGATTCCCTCACCTGTCCGACTGAGGAGGAGTACCTGGATATGGTGGCGAATAAGACGGGTGGGTTGTTTAGGTTGGCGATTAAGCTTATTCAGTTGGAGAGTGATGTTGAGGA CGACTGTGTCCCGCTGGTCGACCTCCTAGGAATAATCTTCCAGATCCGAGACGACTACCAGAATCTCCAGAACGAGCAATACGCGAAGAACAAGGGCTTTGCGGAGGATATTACCGAGGGCAAGTTCTCGTATCCGATTGTTCATAGTATCCGGAGCGGCGCAGCAAAGGGCGGCAGCTCTGAACTGATGAACATCCTGCGTCAGAAAACGGATGACGAGGCTGTGAAGAGGTACACGATCTGTATTCTGGAGAAGACGGGCAGTTTTGAGTATACGAGGTTGAAGCTGGTGGATTTGATGGCGAAGGCTCGGGCTATGCTTGCTGGGTTTGTAGATGGGTCTGCAGATGGATTAGGGGGTATATTGGACTTTTTGGAATTGAAGGAGTAG
- a CDS encoding uncharacterized protein (COG:S;~EggNog:ENOG410Q2GA;~InterPro:IPR039020;~TransMembrane:7 (o20-38i50-69o81-104i116-139o145-166i178-198o210-232i);~antiSMASH:Cluster_1.12) — MEEGWDFDSAPPSFKQVQPILLTLFSISGTGWLLNYITTIRTAYRGRTPGVSLVALTNNLAWELVFAILHPPPLPVAKVILRSWLFVDIFVIYTTAKFAGASSVNSKSKAPLLQRYLHLFVLAGVLGFFSGHWALSVLLSPIKAFYWSGMMCLVVMSGSALGILVQRGHTRGMSYGMWLSRFIGSIFAVASLFLRSTYWPQVWGWSDNILMRWFSGAFFVLDALYGVCFWYTRRIEQRQREKTA, encoded by the exons atggaagaaggctgggacTTCGACTCCGCCCCTCCGTCATTCAAACAAGTCCAACCGATCCTTCTaaccctcttctccatctccggcACAGGCTGGCTCCTAAACTACATCACGACAATCCGCACCGCATACCGCGGCCGCACCCCAGGCGTGTCCCTGGTAGCCCTCACAAACAATCTAGCGTGGGAACTCGTCTTTGCGATCCTGCACCCGCCCCCGCTGCCAGTTGCGAAAGTCATACTGCGTTCGTGGCTGTTTGTTGATATCTTTGTTATATATACCACGGCCAAGTTTGCGGGAGCCTCGTCGGTTAACTCGAAGTCTAAGGCACCACTTCTCCAGAGATATCTGCACCTCTTTGTGCTCGCCGGGGTCTTGGGGTTCTTCTCTGGCCACTGGGCGCTCTCGGTGCTGCTTAGCCCGATCAAGGCGTTTTACTGGAGCGGGATGATGtgtctggtggtgatgagtGGGAGTGCGTTGGGGATTTTGGTCCAGAGGGGGCACACGCGTGGGATGTCGTATGGGATGtg GCTCTCACGGTTCATTGGGTCGATCTTCGCGGTGGCGAGTTTGTTTCTGCGGTCGACGTACTGGCCGCAGGTATGGGGGTGGTCGGACAATATCCTGATGCGGTGGTTTTCTGGGGCATTTTTTGTGCTGGATGCCCTGTATGGTGTTTGCTTTTGGTATACGAGGCGGATTGAacagagacagagagagAAGACGGCGTGA
- a CDS encoding uncharacterized protein (COG:O;~EggNog:ENOG410PM5Y;~InterPro:IPR036249,IPR036282,IPR004045;~PFAM:PF00043,PF13410,PF13417;~antiSMASH:Cluster_1.12;~go_function: GO:0005515 - protein binding [Evidence IEA];~go_process: GO:0006749 - glutathione metabolic process [Evidence IEA]), producing MTSLPVVLFHYPGSPFAARVLYYLALRGIPYDECIQPNILPRPDLARLGIRYRRIPLLAIGRDVYLDTPLILDRLERFTPSSTTTKPFKTTTSPSQRTLTHLLASYTLDTPLFKNIVCVLLPSTPLITNEAFLKDRAEMVGGPPGFNFAEHFILPARNDAIVEVVKTLEFLESTLLADGRQWVAETETPGLADIELVWPLHWLFKTPGAVPVEYITADKFPKVFSWVERFERAVAEAEKGVRRPETVSGEKVAAWIDKAGVEDEDEARVDLGDPVVKERGLYQGQEVLLWPADTGANHKTRGKLVGFTSREITLDTTEGEVSVRVHAPRHGFRVAAVPEKANLS from the exons ATGACTTCTCTCCCCGTTGTCCTGTTCCACTATCCAGGCTCGCCGTTCGCGGCCCGAGTCCTGTACTATCTGGCCCTGCGCGGCATCCCCTATGATGAATGC ATCCAAcccaacatcctcccccGTCCAGACCTCGCCCGCCTCGGCATCCGCTACCGCCGCATCCCCCTGCTCGCAATCGGGCGCGACGTCTACCTCGACACGCCCCTGATCCTCGACCGTCTCGAACGCTTCACCCCATCGTCCACCACCACGAAACCCTTCAAAACAACCACATCCCCCTCCCAACGCACCCTCACCCACCTCCTCGCCTCCTACACCCTCGACACCCCTCTCTTCAAAAACATCGTCTgcgtcctcctcccctcaACCCCCCTAATCACAAACGAGGCATTCCTCAAAGACCGCGCCGAGATGGTCGGCGGGCCTCCCGGGTTTAATTTCGCAGAACACTTTATCCTCCCTGCGCGCAATGACGCGATTGTCGAAGTGGTGAAGACGCTGGAGTTCTTGGAATCCACCCTCCTGGCTGATGGGCGACAGTGGGTGGCGGAAACGGAGACCCCAGGACTGGCGGATATTGAGCTGGTTTGGCCGCTGCATTGGCTGTTTAAGACACCGGGTGCTGTTCCGGTGGAATACATTACTGCGGACAAGTTCCCGAAGGTCTTTAGCTGGGTTGAGAGGTTTGAGAGGGCTGTTgcggaggccgagaaggGGGTGCGGAGGCCTGAGACGGTTTCTGGGGAGAAGGTTGCTGCGTGGATAGACaaggctggtgttgaggatgaagatgaggcgCGCGTGGATTTGGGGGATCCGGTTGTCAAGGAGAGGGGGCTTTATCAGGGTCAGGAGGTGTTGCTGTGGCCGGCTGATACTGGGGCGAACCATAAGACGAGGGGGAAGCTTGTTGGGTTTACCAGTAGGGAGATTACGCTGGATACGACGGAGGGCGAGGTGTCGGTCAGAGTGCATGCTCCTAGACATGGATTTagggttgctgctgttcctgagaAGGCGAATCTGAGTTAG
- a CDS encoding uncharacterized protein (COG:S;~EggNog:ENOG410Q2VT;~TransMembrane:1 (o15-34i);~antiSMASH:Cluster_1.12) — protein sequence MINTILTSSHGWENYHWAVAVTTIAIYITVVWLLRYRRMRQIQSPFIPGKRPLSSMTVKESYEIITQLQTLEFPYAFSKGRRMALLKAGGIPSMSKLFAVTGQNNKRNAGRRAVDTEILLREAQSKPRDSDRYAAAVARMNYLHARYRRAGKITDPDLLHTLGDGLGEILNVVSREEWRDFTAVEKCALGVFHRHLGEDMGIPFDPLPSALEGWTDGLNFAMELTDWTVRYEEEVAKPTATNDQYVRVYVDSGLSSLPGFMRTGVRKVLGYGLDDVMRTSLCLETPGPIFSFLLGFIQGVRKLFLRYLALPRPSFRAVKPVHDTPNPETNLYNFERKGLQPWYMKPGFGSKWRPGALLVKAFGGRVPGSHGDRYIPQGYDLMTIGPEPQKGKGIDEMAMDVEIIKAKGVATCPFSQAKSGFN from the exons ATGATCAACACCATTCTCACCTCGTCCCATGGATGGGAGAACTACCActgggcagtggcagtcACCACAATCGCCATCTATATAACAGTTGTCTGGCTTCTCCGATACCGTCGCATGAGACAGATCCAGTCCCCCTTCATTCCCGGCAAAAGGCCGCTATCATCCATGACTGTCAAAGAATCCTACGAAATTATCACGCAGCTACAGACTCTTGAATTCCCATATGCATTCTCCAAGGGCCGCCGAATGGCATTGTTAAAG GCCGGAGGAATCCCAAGCATGTCCAAGCTCTTCGCCGTGACAGGCCAGAACAACAAGCGCAATGCCGGGAGACGCGCCGTCGACACGGAAATCCTCCTGCGGGAGGCCCAGTCCAAGCCGCGAGATTCTGATCGATACGCCGCGGCCGTGGCAAGAATGAACTATCT GCACGCACGCTATCGCCGCGCCGGTAAAATCACCGACCCGGACCTCCTGCACACGCTCGGCGACGGGCTGGGCGAGATCCTGAATGTCGTTTCGCGAGAGGAGTGGCGAGATTTCACGGCCGTTGAGAAATGCGCCTTGGGCGTGTTCCATCGTCATCTAGGTGAAGACATGGGCATCCCATTCGATCCACTCCCTTCAGCGTTAGAAGGCTGGACTGATGGATTGAATTTTGCGATGGAATTGACGGACTGGACGGTCCGgtatgaagaggaagtggcGAAGCCAACGGCGACGAATGATCAGTATGTTAGGGTTTATGTTGATTCGGGGCTCTCGTCGCTTCCGGGGTTTATGAGGACGGGTGTGCGGAAGGTGTTGGGATATGGGTTGGATGATGTTATGAGGACGAGTTTGTG TCTTGAGACTCCAGGTCCGATATTCTCTTTCCTGCTGGGTTTTATTCAGGGAGTACGGAAACTGTTCCTGCGATACCTGGCACTTCCACGTCCCTCGTTTCGCGCTGTGAAACCAGTTCATGATACGCCAAACCCGGAAACGAACTTGTATAACTTCGAAAGGAAGGGCCTGCAGCCATGGTATATGAAGCCCGGCTTTGGGTCAAAATGGAGACCCGGCGCGTTGCTGGTCAAGGCCTTTGGGGGAAGGGTGCCTGGCTCACACGGAGACCGATACATACCCCAGGGATATGATTTGATGACGATTGGCCCTGAGCCgcagaaagggaaaggaattgatgagatggcgatggatgttgagattATCAAGGCGAAGGGTGTGGCTACATGTCCGTTTTCTCAAGCGAAATCAGGTTTCAATTAG
- a CDS encoding Zn(II)2Cys6 transcription factor domain-containing protein (COG:S;~EggNog:ENOG410PP5U;~InterPro:IPR036864,IPR001138;~PFAM:PF00172;~antiSMASH:Cluster_1.12;~go_function: GO:0000981 - DNA-binding transcription factor activity, RNA polymerase II-specific [Evidence IEA];~go_function: GO:0008270 - zinc ion binding [Evidence IEA];~go_process: GO:0006355 - regulation of transcription, DNA-templated [Evidence IEA]) produces the protein MDGKTDNHAWRRRPRKFAPKSRLGCRTCKIRRIKCDLSRPSCSKCLSTGRTCDGYNASKTEIANSTAIAKFHVQNLGSFMILPVAEPTQADAMCFFRDISIKHLNEYRPCEQWRNNLMLFSQTVPSVRHAAIALALMHRAYLDCHSDSLIYQSPVLKDRLPDKTPLLHYNRAIQLLLNPESSDSAEITAVTLLVCYLFTCLDHLAGDDVQAMKHLRGGVALINNYTHNTQSPVHAVISQVTEQIRRLDMQAVMFLVDWTPANIEETFMSLTLPDSSSGGGGSIFYSLDQAADTLQILISQVMRLRNTEQQISPTGTMPPLPSSLKDLVLAQLETWLSLFESLLRSAPDCETETETNPLVSLLRLQHTMACILLCGYGSGREMDYDNFLPQFRQCVVLADEVTMVHQRYSSSTSTFTPEIGFIPVLYIIGAKCRHPIVRREVLRILRRRLIREAAWDSFSTARVVERVIEIEEGGQTIQCMRQIPIWRRIEALSFMHIPGILGRCMARLDIEYTFCGLEGIHTESVIE, from the exons atggatgggaagacGGACAATCAcgcctggaggagaaggcctCGCAAGTTCGCTCCAAAGTCCAGACTGGGCTGTAGGACTTGCAA GATAAGACGGATTAAATGCGATCTATCTCGGCCTTCATGCTCGAAATGCCTTTCTACCGGGCGTACCTGCGATGGCTACAACGCATCCAAGACTGAGATCGCCAACAGTACCGCGATTGCGAAATTCCATGTGCAAAATCTCGGTTCCTTTATGATCTTGCCCGTGGCTGAGCCAACCCAGGCAGATGCAATGTGCTTTTTCAGGGACATCTCCATCAAGCATCTGAATGAATACCGCCCCTGCGAACAGTGGCGGAACAATCTCATGCTCTTCTCCCAAACAGTGCCATCAGTGCGCCATGCGGCCATTGCGCTGGCCTTGATGCACCGAGCCTACCTGGATTGTCATTCTGACAGCCTAATATATCAGTCCCCTGTCTTGAAAGACCGACTACCAGACAAAACCCCTTTGCTGCACTATAACCGCGCCATCCAACTCCTGCTGAACCCTGAAAGTAGCGACAGCGCTGAAATCACAGCTGTCACGCTGTTAGTCTGCTATCTCTTTACCTGCTTGGATCATCTGGCTGGTGACGACGTACAAGCAATGAAGCATCTTCGCGGAGGCGTCGCTCTCATCAACAACTATACCCACAATACCCAATCCCCCGTTCACGCGGTTATCAGCCAAGTCACAGAGCAAATCCGCCGTCTGGACATGCAGGCCGTCATGTTTCTGGTTGACTGGACTCCAGCCAACATAGAAGAGACGTTCATGTCCCTAACACTCCCTGATAGtagtagtggtggtggtggtagtatattttattctctcGACCAAGCGGCCGACACCCTCCAGATCCTGATTTCCCAGGTAATGAGGCTGCGCAACACCGAACAGCAAATATCCCCGACGGGCACGATGCCGCCGTTACCTTCTTCACTCAAGGACCTCGTTCTGGCGCAGTTGGAGACCTGGTTGAGTCTGTTTGAATCCCTCCTGCGCAGCGCACCGGACTgtgaaacagaaacagaaactAACCCCCTCGTATCACTCCTCCGCTTACAACATACCATGGCATGTATTCTCCTCTGTGGTTACGGATCCGGTAGAGAAATGGACTACGACAATTTCCTGCCCCAGTTCCGGCAGTGCGTTGTATTAGCGGATGAGGTTACTATGGTGCATCAGCGATAttcgtcatcaacatcaacattcaCCCCAGAAATCGGATTCATCCCCGTTCTATACATAATCGGCGCCAAGTGCCGGCATCCGATCGTCCGTCGGGAGGTATTGCGGATTCTGCGACGGCGGCTTATACGCGAGGCTGCGTGGGATAGTTTCTCTACTGCGCGGGTGGTTGAGCGGGTTATTGAGATTGAAGAGGGTGGGCAGACGATACAGTGCATGAGGCAGATTCCTATATGGCGACGGATCGAGGCACTCTCCTTTATGCATATCCCAGGGATCTTGGGACGGTGTATGGCGAGGTTGGATATTGAGTATACATTCTGTGGATTGGAGGGGATACACACTGAGTCGGTGATAGAATGA
- a CDS encoding uncharacterized protein (COG:S;~EggNog:ENOG410PKXC;~InterPro:IPR000073,IPR029058,IPR013595;~MEROPS:MER0004231;~PFAM:PF08386,PF00561;~SECRETED:SignalP(1-28);~antiSMASH:Cluster_1.12) yields the protein MNRLMNVLFMNALFISLAFSAHYLPVSGFDNIEPSANLTWTPCFDAFNCSKLQVPLDYSNRSLGATSIAFIKLAGKNATVESPSIVILPGGPGSSGVDLLLLYQSLFGQMFGEQYNFVSFDPRGVNNSGLHLDCFNDTKARSAFYRLHRTGATNISSTSLEKQYYSSSIYGESCNNAVKNKSPHSYYVTTPAVAHDLLAFTEAEAELVGQSPAKAKLWCYGISYGTVIGSTFASLFPDRIGRMILDGVLHADQYYTNYWTDNVDQMDETMETFSTFCHSAGPDKCSFWGPTPDNITARMDGIVRQLQNYPVLSRVGDSKLPVITTYSDLKTLFLNTIYNPLEMFPEMADILHQAERGNASALAGMYDQSNSISDARFAITCTDSYRRNRLTTLDEFKGWTEYLISRSRYIGDIYPSLPEGILCRSFNPQLPDSMVIQDEIRAHKPTSFPILFTSNTVDPITPVLSARKMSTRFVGSTLLMQEAVGHTVIKQGGSDCYFGHVQAYLQGTVPSFNTTCPRQYTPFMDASPL from the exons ATGAACAGACTCATGAATGTCCTTTTCATGAATGCCCTTTTCATAAGCCTGGCGTTCAGCGCCCACTATTTACCTGTCTCTGGATTTGACAAT ATTGAACCATCGGCCAACCTGACATGGACACCATGTTTCGATGCCTTTAACTGCTCCAAACTGCAAGTTCCTCTGGATTATTCAAACAGAAGCCTTGGAGCGACGTCGATTGCCTTCATCAAGCTGGCTGGCAAAAATGCCACCGTCGAGTCTCCAAGCATTGTGATCCTCCCTG GCGGCCCCGGTAGTTCTGGTGTCGATTTACTCCTCTTGTACCAGAGTCTCTTTGGGCAGATGTTCGGAGAGCAGTACAACTTCGTATCCTTTGACCCTCGCGGCGTGAACAACAGTGGCTTGCATCTCGACTGCTTCAATGATACAAAAGCACGATCAGCTTTCTATCGACTGCACAGAACAGGCGCCACCAATATCTCATCAACTTCGCTTGAGAAGCAGTACTATTCAAGCTCCATCTACGGCGAGTCGTGCAACAATGCCGTCAAGAACAAGTCACCCCATTCATACTATGTCACCACGCCAGCAGTTGCCCATGACCTGCTTGCATTTACCGAAGCCGAAGCGGAGCTGGTCGGCCAGTCACCAGCAAAAGCCAAACTGTGGTGCTATGGAATCAGCTACGGCACTGTCATCGGCAGTACTTTCGCATCTCTGTTCCCTGACCGCATCGGGAGAATGATACTCGATGGCGTCCTACACGCAGACCAATACTATACCAACTACTGGACAGACAATGTGGATCAAATGGACGAGACTATGGAAACATTCTCGACCTTCTGCCACTCCGCCGGGCCTGACAAGTGCTCGTTCTGGGGGCCTACACCAGATAACATCACGGCGAGAATGGATGGCATCGTCCGTCAGCTCCAGAACTACCCAGTCCTAAGCCGTGTTGGAGACTCAAAGCTGCCGGTAATAACCACCTATTCAGATTTGAAGACTCTGTTTCTCAACACAATCTACAACCCACTGGAAATGTTTCCAGAAATGGCCGATATCCTACACCAGGCCGAGCGTGGGAATGCGTCTGCTCTTGCGGGCATGTACGACCAGTCAAACTCTATATCCGATGCCCGTTTCGCCATTACATGCACCGATTCGTATCGACGGAACAGACTGACTACCTTGGACGAGTTCAAGGGTTGGACAGAGTACTTGATCTCCAGGAGCAGGTACATTGGTGATATCTACCCCAGCTTACCGGAGGGTATCTTGTGCCGATCATTCAATCCGCAGTTGCCTGATAGCATGGTAATTCAAG ACGAAATAAGGGCACACAAGCCTACGTCCTTTCCGATCCTCTTTACGAGTAATACCGTCGACCCCATCACGCCAGTACTATC GGCGCGCAAGATGTCCACTCGGTTTGTTGGATCAACACTCTTAATGCAAGAAGCTGTGGGT CATACGGTCATAAAACAGGGGGGGTCGGATTGTTACTTCGGACATGTCCAGGCATACCTCCAGGGCACAGTTCCGTCGTTTAATACTACATGTCCCCGACAGTACACTCCTTTCATGGATGCCTCCCCCCTTTAA